One part of the Parabacteroides distasonis ATCC 8503 genome encodes these proteins:
- a CDS encoding endonuclease/exonuclease/phosphatase family protein, with protein MSYNIRIGIGMDQQTNLKRIAEVINKIQPDYVGLQEVDSVCERSGWINQYAELARLTGMYPIFAPATERSKGLYGIAALSRKKPRSYQYIPLPGKEEPRTFLCLEYPNYTLCNTHFSLDPDSRLASIRLINETMKSENKPILITGDFNMEPDSKEFKAMKQTWRLLSDPTLETYPSDHPRLRLDYIFGDLRHEFRIINDQVIDIQSSDHLPIYIDVLF; from the coding sequence ATGAGCTACAACATCCGCATCGGGATCGGTATGGACCAACAGACCAATTTGAAGCGAATCGCTGAAGTGATCAACAAGATCCAGCCGGACTATGTCGGGCTACAAGAGGTGGACAGTGTATGCGAACGCTCTGGATGGATCAACCAATATGCAGAATTAGCACGGTTGACCGGCATGTATCCAATCTTCGCACCTGCCACAGAACGTTCTAAGGGATTATACGGAATCGCCGCACTCTCCCGCAAAAAACCTCGTAGCTACCAATACATACCTCTGCCGGGAAAGGAAGAGCCACGTACCTTCCTTTGTCTCGAATATCCGAACTATACCTTGTGTAACACACATTTCTCGCTCGACCCAGACTCTCGCCTGGCCTCTATACGACTCATCAATGAGACGATGAAAAGCGAAAACAAACCAATCCTGATCACCGGAGACTTCAACATGGAGCCAGACTCTAAGGAATTCAAGGCGATGAAACAAACGTGGAGGCTCTTATCCGACCCTACGTTAGAGACCTACCCCTCGGATCATCCCCGTTTGCGTTTAGATTATATCTTCGGCGACCTAAGGCATGAATTTAGGATTATCAACGACCAAGTGATCGATATCCAGTCGTCCGATCACCTGCCGATCTATATAGACGTGCTATTTTAA
- a CDS encoding peptide MFS transporter translates to MLQGQPKGLYALALANTGERFGYYTMLAIFTLFLQAKFGYTAAETSTIFASFLAFVYFMPLIGGMMADKFGYGKMVTSGIIIMFVGYLLLAIPTDAASGKIMMFGSLALIACGTGLFKGNLQVMVGNLYDAPEYRSKRDQAFSLFYMAINIGAMYAPTAATKMTDWMLGKYNLFYESQIPALAHQFLNGTISAENKEALAALQSAQGFTGDMATFCSTYIEKLSEAYNYGFGVACISLIISMAIYMGFRSTFKHADVNTKQAKASHAPQEELSPAETKQRITALLLVFAVVLFFWMAFHQNGLTMTFFARDYTANQVTGLDRIGFDVINLTLLVIAVYGGFAIAQSTTSKGKTIAGIVTVAALAALGIKYMAMPETVTILPQTFQQFNPFFVVVLTPVSLAIFGYLANKKKEPSAPRKIGLGMMIAACGFLILAIGSMGLPTPDALAADSKLQVLVSPNWLISTYLVLTFAELLLSPMGISFVSKVAPPKYKGMMMGGWFVATAIGNYLVAIIGYLWGSMQLWMVWSVLIVLCLLSALFMFSIMKKLDKVA, encoded by the coding sequence ATGTTACAAGGACAACCTAAAGGTCTCTATGCCCTAGCACTCGCGAACACGGGCGAACGCTTCGGTTATTACACGATGCTTGCGATTTTCACATTATTCTTGCAAGCGAAATTCGGCTATACGGCCGCTGAGACATCAACGATTTTCGCTAGCTTCTTAGCGTTCGTGTATTTTATGCCATTGATTGGCGGTATGATGGCCGATAAGTTCGGTTATGGAAAGATGGTTACCTCGGGTATCATCATCATGTTTGTCGGTTATCTTTTATTAGCCATCCCAACAGATGCCGCCTCGGGAAAAATCATGATGTTCGGCTCGCTAGCGCTAATCGCTTGCGGTACCGGATTATTTAAAGGTAACTTACAGGTGATGGTAGGTAATCTTTATGATGCCCCGGAATATAGAAGTAAACGTGACCAAGCCTTTAGTTTGTTTTATATGGCGATCAATATCGGTGCCATGTACGCGCCTACGGCTGCCACTAAAATGACAGACTGGATGTTGGGTAAGTATAACCTTTTCTACGAGTCACAAATTCCGGCACTCGCTCACCAATTCTTAAACGGAACCATCTCCGCAGAGAACAAAGAGGCACTCGCCGCTCTGCAAAGCGCACAAGGTTTCACCGGCGATATGGCTACGTTCTGTTCCACGTATATCGAGAAGTTGTCTGAGGCATACAACTATGGATTCGGTGTGGCTTGTATCTCATTGATCATATCGATGGCTATCTATATGGGATTCCGCTCTACCTTTAAGCATGCGGATGTCAATACCAAACAAGCAAAGGCTTCCCACGCTCCGCAAGAGGAATTGTCACCTGCCGAGACGAAACAACGTATCACCGCCTTGCTGCTGGTATTCGCCGTGGTATTGTTCTTCTGGATGGCTTTCCATCAAAATGGTCTGACAATGACGTTCTTTGCTCGCGACTATACGGCCAACCAAGTGACCGGACTGGATCGTATCGGCTTTGATGTGATTAACTTAACATTATTGGTTATCGCCGTGTATGGAGGATTCGCTATCGCACAATCCACAACGAGCAAAGGCAAAACGATCGCCGGCATCGTGACCGTGGCCGCATTAGCCGCTCTAGGTATCAAATATATGGCTATGCCGGAAACCGTAACGATCCTTCCGCAGACCTTCCAGCAATTTAACCCGTTCTTCGTGGTTGTATTGACTCCGGTATCGTTGGCGATCTTTGGTTATCTGGCTAATAAGAAGAAAGAGCCGTCCGCTCCTCGTAAGATCGGATTGGGTATGATGATCGCCGCTTGCGGTTTCTTGATCTTAGCGATCGGTTCTATGGGCTTGCCTACACCGGACGCTTTAGCGGCAGATAGCAAATTGCAGGTATTGGTTTCTCCGAACTGGTTGATCTCGACTTATCTGGTATTGACCTTCGCCGAATTATTGCTTTCTCCGATGGGTATCTCTTTCGTATCCAAAGTGGCTCCTCCTAAATACAAAGGTATGATGATGGGTGGTTGGTTCGTGGCTACGGCTATCGGTAACTATCTGGTCGCTATCATCGGTTATTTGTGGGGAAGCA
- a CDS encoding DUF4831 family protein — protein MKNIIIIASLLLGMPLMAQTKVVKKNAVKANNFGITYSLPKTSLVVDAEVTKVTCKAGPYYQYAEKYLGVKDAVTEDKIYFDLGKISLINRGLPDADNTYIVEFKQGTVAPYAYLTEDGLLCSINAEYTPVESELDAAKKNKGSQQKVTDTSVFSEELLMAGSTAKQAEVAAKQIYRIRESRLNILTGEADNLPPDGEAMKLVIQQLEEQEKALTNLFTGILTKETEHYEVSIIPHDNLDKEVLFRFSKQLGIVDADDLGGTPVYMNLKATERAPILDAKEAEKKDKSLKGIVYNVPGKASIEILMNKKTLYKGEAQITQFGTREGLAPVMFEDKKAPVKVLFYPETGAIKQIIQ, from the coding sequence ATGAAGAATATAATCATTATAGCTAGTTTACTCCTCGGGATGCCGCTTATGGCACAAACCAAGGTGGTAAAAAAGAACGCCGTAAAAGCCAATAATTTCGGAATCACCTACTCGTTGCCCAAGACCTCGCTAGTCGTAGACGCCGAAGTGACGAAAGTAACTTGCAAAGCCGGGCCTTACTATCAATATGCAGAGAAGTATCTAGGCGTAAAAGATGCAGTCACGGAAGATAAGATTTATTTCGATCTCGGAAAAATCAGTCTGATCAACCGGGGATTACCCGATGCGGATAATACCTATATCGTAGAATTCAAGCAAGGTACGGTCGCCCCTTACGCTTATCTTACCGAAGATGGATTATTATGCTCGATAAACGCAGAATATACACCAGTTGAATCCGAGCTAGATGCCGCAAAGAAAAATAAAGGCTCCCAACAAAAAGTGACAGACACTTCCGTTTTCTCGGAGGAATTACTAATGGCAGGCTCCACCGCCAAACAAGCGGAGGTGGCCGCTAAACAAATTTACCGTATCCGGGAAAGCCGTTTGAACATCTTGACCGGCGAGGCGGATAATTTACCCCCCGATGGTGAAGCCATGAAACTGGTGATCCAGCAATTGGAGGAGCAAGAAAAAGCATTAACAAACCTATTCACCGGAATCTTGACCAAAGAAACCGAGCATTATGAGGTAAGTATCATCCCCCACGACAACTTAGATAAAGAGGTATTGTTCCGTTTCTCCAAACAGCTAGGTATCGTAGACGCTGACGATTTGGGCGGTACCCCTGTCTATATGAACTTGAAAGCGACAGAAAGAGCTCCGATCCTTGATGCCAAGGAAGCCGAGAAGAAAGACAAATCATTGAAAGGAATCGTCTACAATGTTCCGGGAAAAGCCAGCATAGAAATACTAATGAACAAAAAAACGCTCTACAAAGGAGAGGCCCAAATTACTCAATTCGGAACACGGGAAGGATTAGCCCCTGTTATGTTTGAGGATAAGAAAGCCCCCGTCAAAGTTCTTTTCTATCCGGAAACCGGCGCCATAAAGCAAATTATTCAATAA